Within the Pseudomonas guangdongensis genome, the region AGGCGATGTTCTGCTTCTCGAAGGCGATGCCGAGCAGGATCGCGACCACACCCAGGGCCAGGGTGGTGCGCTTGGTCACCTTCATCTCGTCCTCTTCCTTGGCCTTGCCCTTCTTGATCACGCAGGCATACAGGTCATGGGACACGGCAGAGGCGCCCGCCAGGGTCAGGCCGGCGACCACCGCGAGGATGGTGGCGAAGGCCACGGCGGAGATGAAGCCGAGGAACAGGTTGCCGCCGACCGCTTCGGCCAGGTGCACGGCCACCATGTTGGTGCCGCCGATGATGGCGCCGGTGGCGTCCTTGTACTCGGGGTTGGTGCTGACCAGCAGGATCGCGCCGAAGCCGATGATGAAGGTCAGGATGTAGAAGTAGCCGATGAAGCCAGTGGCGTAGAACACGCTCTTGCGCGCTTCCTTGGCGTCGGACACGGTGAAGAAGCGCATCAGGATGTGCGGCAGGCCGGCGGTACCGAACATCAGCGCCAGGCCCAGGGAGATCGCCGAGACCGGGTCGGTCACCAGGCCGCCGGGGCTCATGATGGCAGCGCCCTTCTCGTGGATCTTCACCGCTTCGGAGAACAGCGAACCGAAGTCGAAGCCCACGTGCTTCATCACCATGATCGCCATGAAGCTGGCGCCGGAGAGCAGCAGCACGGCCTTGATGATCTGTACCCAAGTGGTGGCCAGCATGCCGCCGAACAGCACGTAGCAGACCATCAGCACGCCGACCAGGATCACCGCGACATAGTAGTCGAGACCGAACAGCAGCTGGATCAGCTTGCCGGCACCGACCATCTGGGCGATCAGATAGAAAGCCACCACGGTCAGCGAGCCGAACGCCGAGAGGATGCGGATCTGGGTCTGGCCGAGGCGGTAGGAGGCCACGTCGGAGAAGGTGAACTTGCC harbors:
- a CDS encoding cation acetate symporter, whose product is MIARFLTAAALLAASPMLLAGEALTGEVQKQATNWTAISMFVIFIVATMGITKWAAKRNTSTADYYTAGGSITGFQNGLAIAGDYMSAASFLGISALVFTSGYDGLIYSIGFLVGWPLILFLMAERLRNLGKFTFSDVASYRLGQTQIRILSAFGSLTVVAFYLIAQMVGAGKLIQLLFGLDYYVAVILVGVLMVCYVLFGGMLATTWVQIIKAVLLLSGASFMAIMVMKHVGFDFGSLFSEAVKIHEKGAAIMSPGGLVTDPVSAISLGLALMFGTAGLPHILMRFFTVSDAKEARKSVFYATGFIGYFYILTFIIGFGAILLVSTNPEYKDATGAIIGGTNMVAVHLAEAVGGNLFLGFISAVAFATILAVVAGLTLAGASAVSHDLYACVIKKGKAKEEDEMKVTKRTTLALGVVAILLGIAFEKQNIAFMVGLAFSIAASCNFPVLFLSMYWKNLTTRGALFGGALGLFTALVLTILSPTVWVQVLGNAEAIFPYSYPALFSVVAAFIGIWFFSITDKSKMASDERERFFPQFVRSQTGLGATGAVAH